The following coding sequences are from one Natrarchaeobaculum sulfurireducens window:
- a CDS encoding type IV pilin: protein MLDGKQISKKLIGSEDERAVSPVIGVILMVAITVILAAVIAAFVLDLGGSVGEEAQAGVSIDVDETAQGNITVEVTSSGNADHVDFRSSAFDSDEEDRVENMTVGDSETMSNADGNFEHDNGTVTAVAVIEADGTETQVGSESFDFDN, encoded by the coding sequence ATGTTAGATGGAAAACAGATTTCGAAGAAGCTGATCGGATCGGAGGACGAACGTGCAGTATCACCAGTGATCGGGGTTATCCTGATGGTCGCGATAACAGTCATTCTCGCGGCTGTGATCGCGGCGTTCGTGCTTGACCTCGGTGGGAGCGTCGGCGAAGAGGCACAGGCCGGCGTGTCAATTGATGTCGACGAAACTGCACAAGGGAATATCACAGTTGAAGTCACATCATCTGGAAACGCTGATCATGTTGACTTCCGCTCCAGTGCGTTTGATTCCGATGAAGAAGATCGGGTCGAGAACATGACTGTTGGAGATAGTGAAACCATGAGTAATGCTGACGGTAATTTTGAACATGACAATGGGACAGTCACCGCTGTTGCAGTGATTGAGGCAGATGGAACTGAAACGCAGGTCGGGAGTGAGTCTTTCGACTTTGACAACTAA
- a CDS encoding DMT family transporter, producing MDPGLGFAISAAFVWGFYIYVLKRSFSNYPPAALTVLINAFAVAWYLPVTITQTGFSSDLFAGFGLSELGVVALTVLSTAVAFVLFLHAISIGDVSYVTPINKIVPMFVLPLEVLLLGQFLTPIQVVGVVVATLAVYVANYDPGGFFKPFVKAARSRPAQLALVSAMCYAISDVGKRVSLQELAIPETLWVPLLLFGVLLVLLPSAIRNPPTAVRGDLPKLALGGAIVALGEHATTLAFALLPASIASPVINTQAIVAVVLGGLLLGERYFRLRLVAAVLAVVGVTLIAM from the coding sequence ATGGACCCTGGACTCGGCTTTGCAATTTCAGCCGCCTTCGTCTGGGGATTCTACATCTACGTCCTCAAGCGCTCGTTCTCGAACTATCCGCCCGCGGCGCTCACCGTGTTGATCAACGCCTTCGCGGTCGCGTGGTATCTGCCGGTGACGATCACGCAGACGGGGTTCTCGAGTGACCTGTTTGCTGGCTTCGGGCTTTCCGAACTGGGTGTTGTCGCGCTGACGGTGCTCTCGACTGCCGTCGCGTTCGTGCTGTTCTTGCATGCGATTTCGATCGGTGACGTTTCCTACGTCACGCCGATCAACAAGATCGTCCCGATGTTCGTTTTGCCGCTCGAGGTCCTGTTGCTCGGACAGTTTCTCACGCCGATTCAGGTCGTCGGCGTCGTGGTCGCGACGCTCGCGGTCTACGTGGCCAACTACGATCCTGGTGGATTCTTCAAACCGTTCGTCAAGGCCGCACGGTCGCGACCCGCCCAGCTCGCACTCGTGAGTGCGATGTGTTATGCGATTAGCGACGTCGGCAAGCGTGTCTCGCTGCAAGAGCTTGCGATTCCGGAGACGCTCTGGGTTCCGTTGCTCCTGTTCGGTGTCCTCCTGGTGCTCCTTCCGAGTGCGATCCGCAACCCACCCACGGCGGTCCGCGGGGATCTCCCGAAACTCGCTCTCGGTGGTGCGATCGTCGCCCTTGGAGAACACGCCACGACTCTCGCGTTTGCGCTTCTCCCGGCGAGCATCGCCTCTCCAGTGATCAACACGCAGGCGATCGTCGCGGTCGTCCTTGGTGGGCTCCTCCTGGGCGAACGGTACTTCCGCCTCCGACTCGTCGCCGCGGTCCTGGCGGTCGTCGGCGTGACGCTCATCGCGATGTGA
- a CDS encoding MarR family transcriptional regulator: MHPRVEWMDQKDNQIFELLDESELILSPAVAASNLNYSRNWLSQRMSKFKDGELIKKVDGSYYRITG; encoded by the coding sequence ATGCACCCGCGGGTTGAGTGGATGGACCAAAAGGACAACCAGATTTTCGAGTTACTTGACGAATCCGAGCTGATTCTCTCCCCTGCAGTCGCTGCGAGCAACCTCAACTACTCTCGGAACTGGCTCTCGCAGCGAATGAGTAAGTTCAAGGATGGCGAACTGATTAAAAAGGTCGACGGGAGTTACTACCGAATCACCGGTTGA
- a CDS encoding Cdc6/Cdc18 family protein: MITDARALQRSFVPQELQHRDGQISYLSAALKPITQNSPGEHVFIHGPSGAGKTTLARHVAERLEATAFGFRWGYVNCMSDSSTNAVLQRLVRDTGLAAHLSTDGTPASEFYDQFRTYDGQLLVILDEVDCLEDESVLHALYDMPNVTMVVITIGEDNMLARCDSRVRSRLQSMTTVALEKYTLAQLVDILRARIRAGLAPGVITSAAIAEIADRAAGDAREAIAMLRQAVMVVDSSPEPKITVGVVHRVEDDAREEIRCDRVDDLGTHKRLLYDIIDAAGKIGVTELRETYEQRCSVPKAGSTRRRYLASLEEKYELIASSGNG; encoded by the coding sequence ATGATAACCGACGCTCGAGCCCTCCAGCGGTCGTTCGTCCCGCAGGAACTCCAACATCGGGACGGGCAAATTTCCTACCTCTCGGCGGCGCTCAAGCCGATTACACAGAACTCGCCGGGCGAACACGTGTTCATCCACGGCCCGAGCGGCGCGGGAAAGACGACACTCGCCAGGCACGTCGCCGAACGGCTCGAGGCGACTGCGTTCGGGTTTCGCTGGGGGTACGTCAACTGCATGTCGGACTCGTCGACCAACGCTGTCCTGCAACGGCTGGTCCGTGACACTGGCCTGGCGGCCCACCTGTCGACCGACGGGACACCTGCGAGCGAGTTCTACGACCAGTTTCGGACGTACGACGGCCAGTTGCTCGTGATCCTCGACGAGGTCGACTGCCTCGAGGACGAGTCGGTCCTTCATGCACTCTACGATATGCCAAACGTGACGATGGTCGTGATTACGATCGGCGAGGACAACATGCTCGCACGCTGTGACAGCCGCGTTCGGAGTCGTCTGCAGTCGATGACGACAGTCGCCCTCGAGAAGTACACTCTCGCCCAGCTGGTCGACATTCTCCGAGCGCGTATTCGGGCGGGGCTGGCCCCCGGCGTGATCACCTCCGCCGCGATCGCGGAGATCGCCGACCGCGCTGCTGGTGATGCCCGCGAAGCGATCGCGATGCTCCGCCAGGCCGTGATGGTGGTCGACTCGAGCCCGGAACCGAAGATCACCGTCGGCGTTGTCCACCGCGTCGAAGACGACGCTCGCGAAGAGATCCGATGCGACCGCGTCGACGACCTGGGGACCCACAAGCGGTTGCTCTACGATATTATCGACGCGGCCGGCAAGATCGGCGTGACGGAACTCCGTGAGACCTACGAGCAACGCTGTTCCGTGCCCAAAGCTGGAAGCACGCGACGGCGGTATCTGGCGTCGCTCGAGGAGAAATACGAGCTGATCGCCTCGAGCGGAAACGGTTGA
- a CDS encoding type IV pilin: MDLSKYQSKLVGTEDERAVSPVIGVILMVAITVILAAVIAAFVLDLGGSVGQEAQAGVSMDFDEDEEELAIEVTSLGNSDYVTFGGVAGNFSDDTYGPDDAEDLSEAELTVGDTETLNSDDIDDGDVNGTVTAIAVISEDDTQTQVGSIEVNIADE, translated from the coding sequence ATGGATCTAAGCAAATATCAATCAAAGCTGGTCGGCACGGAAGATGAGCGGGCAGTCTCTCCAGTAATTGGGGTTATCTTGATGGTCGCGATAACAGTCATTCTCGCGGCTGTGATCGCGGCATTCGTACTGGATCTCGGAGGGAGTGTCGGTCAAGAGGCTCAGGCGGGTGTATCGATGGACTTTGATGAAGACGAGGAAGAACTCGCCATTGAGGTGACCTCGCTTGGGAATTCCGATTATGTGACTTTCGGAGGAGTTGCAGGTAATTTCAGCGATGACACTTATGGCCCTGATGATGCTGAAGACCTTTCCGAGGCTGAACTTACAGTTGGCGATACAGAGACGCTCAATTCTGATGATATTGACGACGGTGACGTTAACGGCACTGTGACTGCGATTGCAGTAATCTCAGAAGACGATACACAAACGCAGGTTGGAAGTATCGAAGTCAATATAGCTGACGAATAG